AAAGAAGTCAATGTTTATGGTTGGTTAATTATGTCTGTTGTTGTAACTAGATGTTTCCTCTTGTGTACTTCCTTTGTACATGGACTATGCCTACTTTGCCATTATGAatacttttacttataaaaaaaatgtgtatgtTGATGAATATCGAGCAGGGGACATTTCTACCACTGGTTGCTCCACCAACAATATATCAAGCAGGCTTGTGGTCAATCTGGTTGATTGTACTATGTTCTCTGAAGGTACATGAGACAATATTTCATGATAGGAAATCTCATTTTAGTGTTTGATACAGGAGAATAGCATATTCTCTAACCATCTTCTGCTTATTATCCAGATGTTTCAAGCTTTGGCCAGAGATCGACTTGAACGCTTGAATGCATCCCCTTCTGCTACTCCTTGGGCATATTTTCGTGTATATTCGGTGTTATTGTTGGTCCTCTCTGTTGACTACTTTTGGTATTTttaaatctctctctccccccttctctctctctctctctctctctctctctctctctaatataGGTTCAAAAAACTAAtttgcatttattttcatttctatggttgttttcctttttgttcattttaattttttatttgtttttggttttggttttgtcaTGTGGACTGTTTGATGGGCCTTCGGAAGGTTTGAAAACTTTGAGTTTTTGGATTGGAGTAACTAGACAAGTACTTTGGTTTTCACGTGTTCTGCCATTCacgcatttttttatttatgcttTGTATCAAATTCTGGGGTATCAAAACTTGTAGAAGTTAAATGTGGAAAGTCGATAATATTACTGGTGGTTATCCAGGTACAGATTGAATTGCAGTTCCTTCTGGTAATGAGTTCCTCATGGCTATTTTATAAGGGTTTCTTCATGATTGCTTGCTAGGTACTCTTTCAACATTTTACAAGGCTCCAAGAAAGTGCTTGATAGGTGTTTGACCAGCAGCCTAGTTGATGCACTCTATTTTATGTAGGACCCTTCAGTGTTTAGTAATTCAAGTTTTTTCAGGAGTCTTGATTTCTGTAGTCATCCCTGTGTAGTGAGTCTTTCTCTGTTAAAGGGATATAATATGGGTTTTGATTTGGTACCATATACATTAAGTTTCATTGTAGAAGGTATCCATATGGTTTTAGGGTTTTGTTTTGGCTATGTACAGGCCTTGTTCGTGTAAAATAAGATAGAGACTATGAATTAATAGAAGTAAATACTAATTTTGAAGATCAataaactttattaattataaaaaaaattaatagaagtAAATACTATGAATAGCCAGTGTTCTCTTTTTCTCCATGTTTCTCCTTTCCTATATTCTCCTTACATATCTATGCTgtcattttcttatttatactttattttttgGAGCAGGATTAGGCTATGTCTAGTAATATATAGAACGCTGGGATCATCTATGTTTCTGTTGTTATTCTTTGAGCCCGTCAGTATTGCTTTTGAGACATTGCAGGTAAAACTGTTAGATCCTGTTAGATATCAGTACCTATCAAACCAAAAGATCCTGTGAGATATGAGTACTCAGGTTGACTTGATTGTTTGGTTTGGGAAATATGCTCTGCAGGCTATTTTAGTTCATGGGTTTCAGTTGCTTGATATATGGCTCCATCATTCAGCAGTGAGTAATACAAATTGCCAAAGGTTCAAACTTTTTGATACATCAGCAGCaggttatttttaaaatctcacTTTCACTATCTTGACATGTCTCCCGAACTCATCCACCTTACATataagaaaaagtaaataaaaattctaggGAAAATAATATTGAAGGAATTGATACATGCACGCTGAATCTGACATGTTTGTATTGAATCTATTGATATTCTTATTTTCTATTATATGAAGCCCATCCTACAGCTGGTATTGGCTGCTAAAAAAACTGAATTAACCATCTCAAAAGATAAAATCgttctctcatttctttttattgttaattgtTTGTATTTTCGTGAATCTTCTTCCTATTGTTTGTACTTTTTCATAAATCTTCTCTCtcaatgtatttatcaaaaattattttctctcgATGTGTACGTTTAGACTTAAGTGTAATTGTTGTGTAAAGTAGGAGCACGCACACATGTTACAGGTGATTGAAATAAAGGGTGAACAAACTACTTTGTGGAATACACTCCAAAACTAATGTGAAAGCAGTGATTTTCTTCAACTTAAGCTGATTGTAGTGGATTTAATGTTTTCTGATTAAGGAGTGTGACTGCAGGTTCATTATCAGAATGGAAAGGCATTCTTATTCGGAATTTGGGGTTTTCCCTGGACATAGCAACAATTTTAATGGCACTCAGTCATTACGTGCATATTTGGTGGCTTCATGGCATGGCATTCCATCTTTTGGATGCCATCCTTTTCCTAAATatacgtgtaaatatatatctGATCCTACTTTCCATCGGAACATTCCAATATTCATTTAATTTGGTTATTTTAAATCCAATGATGCTCAATCTATCAGTAATTTAGAAATTTTGATCAGGCCTTGCTAAGTGCTCTTTTGAAGCGAATAAAAGGATTCATCAAATTGAGAGAAGCTTTAGGTGCTCTTCATGCTGCCCTTCCCAATGCAACAGCCGAAGAGCTACAAGCATTTGAAGATGAATGTGCCATCTGTAGGGTAtgattagatcttttcttgttAACGTTTTAGTTATTATTCATCCATCTAAGTTAAAGAACTGGCCATTGACAGGAACCCATGGCCAAGGCTAAAAAGCTATACTGCAAGCATCTTTTTCATCTTGCATGCTTGAGATCTTGGTATGACTCGCCTATTTTTGGTTAGTATCCATCTTTTTCAAGACTGAGTCATGCTAAAGCTTACCCATTATGCCAGGTTGGATCAAGGTTCAAGTGAGACTTATTCATGTCCTACTTGTCGAAAGTCGCTTTTTGTTGGCAGACCTCCAAATGAAGCTAACCACCGTACTGGAGAAGTTCTGAGCGATGAGCAGCTTGCACATCAAATAAGTGCTGGACTTGATCAACAAAACACTTCCAGGCATACCCTACCTACTGGAGTGTTTCCAAATCAGACACAGAACCCTCTGGAAGATGGTCCTTGGAGGTTCACTTTTTTACAATGTGTCATTTTAGTTTCTTTTGCGGACCTTGAAATTAGTGGGCCATGCTACGTATTGGTAAAAAAGCATAACTGCCATTGGAATGCACTCAGATAATCTGACTTGAACCTAGGTTTGGGGTATCTGAATCTCCATCCTCCAACTCTACCATTAGTCCAGCTGGCATTTTCATCAGAGAAGTTTTTTTCGGgctttattttatgtttatagATAATGACATGCTGATAAAATGTTTCATGGGCCATCTACGAATTAAAGTgcagttttagaaaaaaaaaacaacaaagaagAGTCCACAGAAGTTCCATATTTAATAACCAATATAGCCGTTTATACACTTCCATAACTGTTTTATATTTAAGAAGTTGCAAAAAAACCTGTTCTCTTGGATGTAAGTTTGGTGACCCCTTTAAACGCCATACAACAAGCAATGCTTTATGCACAGGGGTTTATGCAGTAAGTTAAACcgcttttcttgtttcttttgtgGAAATCTTCCTCTTTTTGCCCCATAGGAGTACAGGACTGGATTCAAGTTGGCTGCATACGTGGCCAAGTCAGGGTGTTGAGGGAGCTGGACCCTCTACTGCTGTCAGATCAGTTGGATTAGGGAGAGTTCagatgatgatgaggcaccTTGCATCAGTAGGAGAAACCTATGCACAGACTGCCCTTGAAGATGGTGCATGGAGTCTTTGGCCTGCAAATCCCTCTCAGCCTACCACAACTGGTCCACCCATCCCTCCTGCTGGTGGTGGCAGATACACTGTCGGCACCAATGGTTTACATATGAGGACTGCCTCACGCCCTGCAAATGACAGTATGGCAAACATACTTGCCATGGCTGAGACTGTAAGGGAGGTTTTGCCACACATCCCTGATGACATAATTTTGCAGGTATAATTTGGATTTGGGAATATATTGCGTCTCTAACCTCACAAAAGTTGATTCCTTCTTTCAAGAATCACCTAATCTGTTTAAGATCCTATACATCATTTTCAGGACTTACTGCAAACAAGTTCTGCTGCTGTTACCGTGAATAATCTTCTCCAAATGTGAGTACACATTCTGTCTTATTTGGTTGTAACATGCTCCAAGTCTTCCAAGGAGGTTCCTGGTCTCATAGACACCCAATTCCAAAGGTTTGTTAGCGTGCACAGCTTCTTGTTGTCAAATCACCtggcttcttttttcttttctgaatttTACATGAGCTTCCTTTCTCTGTATATAAAGGCTATCAGTTgtattcttgaagaaaaatggtGCGATTATAGTATTTTTTCTCAGATAAATAAACTTTTAGACATGACAAATTTGTGTGTAGGTCTCGCATGCCGATGCCTCTCTCCCCTATTAGTGTAAAATCCGAGAAAAAAATAGGTGattattgtatgagaaataCTCGAGGAAGAAGTTATGCAGGGCAACCTGTACTTCTGAATCGAGCGGCTACCCTACATAGATTAGGCATATATGCGTTCAAGGTTGTGCTATTTGTTTACATCCATTAACTTGTAAGGTATTTAATGTGGATGATTTTGATGCTGTTCTTTCAAATCCTTGAAAAGTAAAGAAACGTTATCCAAGATCGTTAGTAGTGTGTAGTTTAGCATCCTATCACGAAGTCAATTGTTGTAGCGTTGAGGGAAAAGTAGAGAATTTTGACGATTCTTCTCTTTGTGCACCTTCTAGGGGTATTTCAAGAATATGAATGATCTATTTCAcaataaaatgagttttataatctaatgtagCATTTCAAGTGACAGTTAGCTTGTGTTCACTCCAATTCCAGTCGGTCCGATTAACACCAATCAAGAAAATGTAACCAATCAGCGGTGGTGGCCGGGAAAAATTCCGATGGTTAAGTTAGTTCATTGAAGATCCTCTTTATAGTCCAGTTTGAGCTCTTATACTTTCTAAAATAAAGAGTCGTCCCTTTACCTGTGTATGTACCCTAGTATTTATAGAGAGCTGAGCGATCCCATATCCTTCATTGTTGAGAAGTCAGTGATTCCTTGTCAACCGGATCACTTCTTACTTTGCTCCCGAGATATATTCTCTTGCAAATCTTGGATTAGttcaactaatataataaattgcTCCTTTAATGGGCTGGGCTTCAATGGGCTTCTTTTCCCAGATGAGGCCCATATAACGTGTTCTTGTTATTTAGCTCAacatattgtaaatttattttggaaaatgttaGTTTGCTCTATGTTTTTGTTCTTTAGATTGACCTtcatacattttaattttttttggaactctgtttgaaaaaaaactaacatttTCCAAACTAAGAACTCTGTTtgaattgttttgattaactTAACCAAAACATTAATCTGTATTCAATATTTATATAGTACATAATACAAGATAAGCACGTCTTATGGTTGCTGAGTTATCTATAGTTACAACAGTTATCAAGAATTCAAAACAATTCAAAACTTTAGATTTATACAAACAGATAAGATAGCTGTGAGAGAGTTGGTTGAGAGTAATTCAAAATGCTGCAGATTGCTGCTTATCTGTTCCAACAGATTGTGGATAATCTTTATCTTTAACAGCCCCCCGCAAATTGATGGTGGGAGAGACTATCATCAATTTGTCACGTAAGAGTTGGAAGCGAGAGGAAGATAATCCTTTGGTGAAAATGTCAGCCAGCTGGTCAGTTGTGGAAATGTAGTCCAGTTTAATATCCTTGTTTTGTACCTTCTCACGAACAAAATGGAAGTCTACTTCTATGTGCTTGGTACGAGCGTGAAACACTGGATTAGTGGCTAGTGCAAGAGCTCCAAGATTATCACAGTAAATCATTGGAATAGATGGAAGAGTAACTTGTAATTCACGTAACAACATACGAAGCCAATAGATTTCAGCTGTGACAAAGGCCAAGGCACGATACTCTGCCTCAGTACTAGATCGAGACACCACAGGTTGCTTCTTTGCAGACCAAGAAATGAGAGAATTACCAAAGTAGATAGCATAACCTGTTGTAGACTTTCTGTCATTGGGATCTCCagcccaatctgaatcacaaAAGGCAGTAAGTGATGTAGAACCTGGTGTAAACCAGAGGCCATGGTCGGGTGTCCCTTTAAGATAGCGCAAGATGCGCTTTGCTGCTGTCCAATGTACTGTCGTAGGAGAGTGTAAGGCTTGACAAAGCTGGTTGACTGGATAAGCTATTTCAGGCCTAGTTAAGGTGCAATATTGGAGGGCACCAATGACTTGGCGGTAAAGAGTAGGTTCAGAGAGTGGTTCACCATCTAAGAGAGACAATTTGGAACCTGAGACACATGGGGCTGAGTATGGCTTAGCACCAACCATACCTGTTTTTATGAGCAAGTCTGTAATGTATTTTGTCTGTCGAAGATGTAGTCCAGAAACAGATCGTGAGGCCTCAATACCCAGAAAGTAGCTGAGTTCACCAAGATCCTTTAGGGGGAACTGAGCTTGGAGTTTACTAATCAGTGATGAAATTGCAGCATCATTGTTGCCAGTAACtaagatatcatcaacatatactaaaatatatagAGTGATATCTTGATGCTTGAAAGTAAATAGTGAAGAGTCAACAAAGGAGCCAATGAAACCAAGAT
The genomic region above belongs to Carya illinoinensis cultivar Pawnee chromosome 4, C.illinoinensisPawnee_v1, whole genome shotgun sequence and contains:
- the LOC122306940 gene encoding E3 ubiquitin protein ligase RIN2-like, with product MGVRYIAISVLSTVLSFVGLRLRIELSLDELKSNGLISEKFIHSENASHVIELLLGSYATIGLLSNFVLNVFVLLVLCLKTLFFVELYPAETRKLLEHLINYVIYKGTFLPLVAPPTIYQAGLWSIWLIVLCSLKMFQALARDRLERLNASPSATPWAYFRVYSVLLLVLSVDYFWIRLCLVIYRTLGSSMFLLLFFEPVSIAFETLQAILVHGFQLLDIWLHHSAVSNTNCQRFKLFDTSAAGSLSEWKGILIRNLGFSLDIATILMALSHYVHIWWLHGMAFHLLDAILFLNIRALLSALLKRIKGFIKLREALGALHAALPNATAEELQAFEDECAICREPMAKAKKLYCKHLFHLACLRSWLDQGSSETYSCPTCRKSLFVGRPPNEANHRTGEVLSDEQLAHQISAGLDQQNTSRHTLPTGVFPNQTQNPLEDGPWRSTGLDSSWLHTWPSQGVEGAGPSTAVRSVGLGRVQMMMRHLASVGETYAQTALEDGAWSLWPANPSQPTTTGPPIPPAGGGRYTVGTNGLHMRTASRPANDSMANILAMAETVREVLPHIPDDIILQDLLQTSSAAVTVNNLLQM